One region of Anaeromyxobacter paludicola genomic DNA includes:
- a CDS encoding ligand-binding sensor domain-containing protein has translation MGNGMVLGARVRLLAGALLLAILAFAAAGCGGSKGGTTQQSNEAPDAGPTPTPTPTPSPSPSPGPTPSPSPSPSPSPSPSPSPTPTFGGAGPWPADNVTYGASDGLRETPVVGASTDESQDLWAATPQALYVMRPGDKAFRRYDAADGLHLASNPERYCRNGWIAPGAYCPDSDTSYGAAVDRGISEIVGGGPNEVFVGYWGDESGVGDVTDGARHTGKVDRVRLQADGTLQVDRFDFESIDHGGQYWHNRTVYRLVYDHFAHPHTLYVGTNHGVNLMLPDKFRHAVAGEWFDLANQEYMGDHLHARVCWHAPCDNTESNQRMGDWHGLAVDAKGDLWHGGKWTAGWIQWNASPLQWIYEGGTAAMVGWGDPYYGPGSGSRPVFEPPQEGDPVNVSAVSVAPDGKVWFASGIFPGCSPGAANVEARCYGIASWDKAGGFTYWDPGQLGSPEYHVQDLVALPDGRLVVATASSGLAVFDPATGKKTSVRAGSGLPDDRVQRLELDTMVSPPALHVSTATGFATLRKLP, from the coding sequence ATGGGGAACGGGATGGTCCTGGGCGCGCGCGTGCGCCTGCTCGCCGGCGCGCTCCTGCTCGCGATCCTGGCCTTCGCGGCCGCGGGCTGCGGCGGCTCGAAGGGCGGGACTACCCAGCAAAGCAACGAGGCGCCGGACGCCGGGCCGACGCCCACGCCGACGCCGACCCCCAGCCCCTCGCCGAGCCCGGGCCCGACCCCGTCGCCCTCGCCGAGCCCGAGCCCGAGCCCCTCGCCCTCGCCGAGCCCGACGCCCACCTTCGGCGGCGCGGGCCCATGGCCGGCCGACAACGTGACCTACGGCGCCTCCGACGGGCTGCGCGAGACGCCGGTGGTCGGCGCCAGCACCGACGAGTCCCAGGACCTCTGGGCCGCCACGCCGCAGGCGCTCTACGTGATGCGCCCGGGCGACAAGGCCTTCCGCCGCTACGACGCCGCCGACGGCCTCCACCTCGCCTCGAACCCGGAGCGCTACTGCCGCAACGGCTGGATCGCCCCCGGCGCCTACTGCCCCGACTCCGACACGAGCTACGGCGCGGCGGTCGATCGGGGCATCTCCGAGATCGTGGGCGGCGGGCCGAACGAGGTCTTCGTCGGCTACTGGGGCGACGAGTCGGGCGTGGGAGACGTGACCGACGGCGCCCGCCACACCGGCAAGGTGGATCGGGTGCGGCTCCAGGCCGACGGCACGCTGCAGGTGGACCGGTTCGACTTCGAGTCGATCGACCACGGCGGGCAGTACTGGCACAACCGCACCGTCTACCGGCTCGTCTACGACCACTTCGCCCACCCGCACACGCTCTACGTGGGCACGAACCACGGCGTGAACCTGATGCTGCCCGACAAGTTCCGGCACGCGGTCGCGGGCGAGTGGTTCGACCTCGCCAACCAGGAGTACATGGGCGACCACCTGCACGCGCGCGTCTGCTGGCACGCGCCCTGCGACAACACCGAGTCGAACCAGCGCATGGGGGACTGGCACGGCCTCGCCGTGGACGCGAAGGGCGACCTCTGGCACGGCGGCAAGTGGACCGCCGGCTGGATCCAGTGGAACGCGTCGCCGCTCCAGTGGATCTACGAGGGCGGCACGGCGGCGATGGTGGGCTGGGGCGATCCCTACTACGGCCCGGGCTCGGGCAGCCGGCCGGTCTTCGAGCCGCCGCAGGAGGGCGATCCCGTGAACGTCAGCGCGGTGTCGGTGGCGCCGGACGGGAAGGTCTGGTTCGCGAGCGGCATCTTCCCGGGCTGCTCGCCCGGCGCGGCCAACGTGGAGGCGCGCTGCTACGGGATCGCCAGCTGGGACAAGGCGGGCGGCTTCACCTACTGGGACCCCGGGCAGCTCGGCTCGCCCGAGTACCACGTGCAGGACCTCGTGGCCCTGCCCGACGGCCGCCTCGTGGTCGCGACCGCCTCCTCCGGCCTCGCGGTCTTCGACCCGGCCACCGGGAAGAAGACCAGCGTGCGGGCCGGCAGCGGCCTCCCCGACGATCGGGTGCAGCGGCTGGAGCTCGACACCATGGTCTCGCCGCCGGCGCTGCACGTCTCGACCGCGACCGGGTTCGCCACCCTGCGCAAGCTCCCGTGA
- a CDS encoding methylglyoxal synthase has translation MPKPKVLTMPPRKALALVAHDNRKKDLLDWARYNRGSLSGHALYGTGTTGRMIAEELDLEVNCLLSGPLGGDQQIGAMIAKGELDALVFFWDPLEPLPHDPDIKALLRIAVLYNIPTACNRSTADFLISSPLMTEEYDRIQYDYAAQLRR, from the coding sequence ATGCCGAAGCCCAAGGTGCTGACGATGCCCCCGCGCAAGGCGCTCGCGCTGGTGGCGCACGACAACCGCAAGAAGGACCTGCTCGACTGGGCCCGCTACAACCGAGGCTCGCTCTCGGGCCACGCCCTCTACGGCACCGGGACGACCGGCCGCATGATCGCCGAGGAGCTCGACCTCGAGGTGAACTGCCTGCTCTCCGGCCCGCTCGGCGGCGACCAGCAGATCGGCGCGATGATCGCGAAGGGCGAGCTCGACGCGCTGGTCTTCTTCTGGGACCCGCTCGAGCCGCTCCCGCACGACCCGGACATCAAGGCGCTGCTCCGGATCGCCGTGCTCTACAACATCCCGACCGCCTGCAACCGCTCCACCGCCGACTTCCTCATCTCCTCGCCGCTGATGACCGAGGAGTACGACCGGATCCAGTACGACTACGCGGCGCAGCTGCGCCGCTGA
- a CDS encoding methyl-accepting chemotaxis protein produces MRTRIVLGFTAALAATAVLGGVLLHELGQVSAAFDDMSHRKLQGVQALDRIESAESELTAAATGLIHQRLSASGMRPTFFKEADAAMAGMVEARRAYEALPHGTRVELLYAQLKDPLDAWRDQAVRLVAMERNRDYLVSSGKPVDGPEVKELDRKALAVYLDARQSFLPAAEKLKELVAVTNEDASKLVTEADAAQARARWISVLVAILALVAAVASGALLVRSIDRIRESLLREARKLSRAAAAGDLEVRGDPESVHVEFREIVEGMNATLAAVSAPVRLAAGELERMARGDIPEPADVAFEGDFARIKESLDRSCAAVKALVSDVGALAQAGVEGRLSTRADAARHGGDFRRIVEGVNATLDAVTGPLGAAAAHVDRIARGDIPAAIEARWPGEFDALKQNLNGCAAAVTALVEDARGLAAAAVEGKLATRADASRHQGDFRAIVQGVNDTLDAVIRPLTAAAAHVDRIARGDIPPPLEEGWAGDFGALERNLNGCAAAVQALVADARRLARAAVEGQLATRADAARHQGEFRAIVQGVNDTLDAVTGPLGAAAACVDRLARGDVPAPIAERWPGDFDALKRNLNGCIEAVNALVADAAGLAEAAVEGRLETRADLEAHRGDFRKVVEGVNRALDALLRPVAEAQEVLQRLGERDLSARMSGSYRGGHARMQEAIDAAAGALGDALSQVAGAVSQVSQAAEQIASSSQAVASGASEQASSLEETAASLETVAAQAARSAGSAGQARSLARGASDLAGQGARAMEQLTAAMGEIRASAEGTSAIIRDINEIAFQTNLLALNAAVEAARAGEAGRGFAVVAEEVRSLALRSKEAAQRTEALIQQSVVQASSGAETSRQVEARLAEIVGGIAKVAAIIDEIGASAGETSAGIAQVNRAVAEMEKVTQQNAASSEESSSAAAELSSQAEELAGMVGSFTLPEEDQRRSCAA; encoded by the coding sequence ATGAGGACCCGGATCGTCCTCGGCTTCACCGCCGCCCTCGCGGCCACCGCGGTGCTCGGCGGCGTCCTGCTCCACGAGCTCGGCCAGGTCTCGGCGGCGTTCGACGACATGTCCCACCGGAAGCTCCAGGGCGTGCAGGCCCTCGACCGGATCGAGTCGGCCGAGTCGGAGCTCACCGCCGCGGCGACCGGGCTCATCCACCAGCGGCTCTCGGCGAGCGGCATGCGCCCCACCTTCTTCAAGGAGGCGGACGCCGCGATGGCGGGGATGGTGGAGGCGCGCAGGGCCTACGAGGCGCTGCCGCACGGCACGCGCGTCGAGCTCCTCTACGCGCAGCTCAAGGACCCGCTCGACGCCTGGCGCGACCAGGCCGTCCGCCTCGTCGCCATGGAGCGGAACCGCGACTACCTCGTCTCCTCCGGCAAGCCCGTGGACGGCCCCGAGGTGAAGGAGCTCGACCGCAAGGCGCTCGCCGTCTACCTCGACGCCCGCCAGTCCTTCCTCCCGGCCGCCGAGAAGCTGAAGGAGCTGGTCGCGGTCACCAACGAGGACGCCTCGAAGCTCGTGACCGAGGCCGACGCCGCCCAGGCGCGGGCGCGCTGGATCTCCGTGCTGGTGGCGATCCTGGCGCTGGTCGCCGCGGTCGCGAGCGGGGCGCTCCTCGTCCGCTCCATCGACCGGATCCGCGAGAGCCTGCTGCGCGAGGCCCGCAAGCTCTCCCGGGCCGCGGCGGCCGGCGACCTCGAGGTGCGCGGCGATCCCGAGAGCGTCCACGTCGAGTTCCGCGAGATCGTCGAGGGCATGAACGCCACCCTGGCCGCCGTGAGCGCGCCGGTGCGGCTCGCCGCCGGGGAGCTCGAGCGGATGGCCCGGGGCGACATCCCCGAGCCGGCCGACGTCGCCTTCGAGGGCGACTTCGCCCGCATCAAGGAGAGCCTGGATCGCTCCTGCGCCGCCGTGAAGGCGCTCGTCTCCGACGTCGGCGCGCTCGCGCAGGCCGGCGTCGAGGGCCGCCTCTCCACCCGCGCCGACGCCGCCCGCCACGGCGGCGACTTCCGGCGCATCGTCGAGGGGGTGAACGCCACGCTCGACGCGGTCACGGGCCCGCTCGGCGCGGCGGCCGCGCACGTGGACCGGATCGCGCGGGGCGACATCCCCGCGGCGATCGAGGCCCGCTGGCCGGGCGAGTTCGACGCCCTGAAGCAGAACCTGAACGGCTGCGCCGCGGCGGTGACCGCGCTGGTCGAGGACGCGCGGGGGCTCGCGGCGGCGGCGGTGGAGGGCAAGCTCGCCACCCGCGCCGACGCCTCGCGCCACCAGGGCGACTTCCGCGCCATCGTGCAGGGCGTGAACGACACCCTCGACGCCGTCATCCGGCCGCTCACCGCCGCCGCGGCCCACGTGGACCGGATCGCGCGGGGCGACATCCCGCCGCCGCTCGAGGAGGGCTGGGCGGGCGACTTCGGCGCGCTGGAGCGGAACCTCAACGGCTGCGCCGCCGCGGTGCAGGCGCTGGTCGCCGACGCGCGGCGGCTGGCGCGGGCGGCGGTGGAGGGGCAGCTCGCCACCCGCGCCGACGCCGCGCGCCACCAGGGAGAGTTCCGCGCCATCGTGCAGGGGGTGAACGACACCCTCGACGCCGTCACCGGCCCGCTCGGCGCGGCGGCCGCCTGCGTGGACCGGCTGGCCCGGGGCGACGTCCCCGCGCCCATCGCCGAGCGCTGGCCGGGCGACTTCGACGCGCTGAAGCGCAACCTGAACGGCTGCATCGAGGCGGTGAACGCGCTCGTGGCCGACGCGGCCGGGCTCGCCGAGGCGGCCGTGGAGGGGCGGCTCGAGACCCGCGCCGACCTGGAGGCGCACCGCGGCGACTTCCGCAAGGTGGTGGAGGGCGTCAACCGCGCCCTCGACGCGCTGCTCCGGCCGGTGGCCGAGGCGCAGGAGGTGCTGCAGCGGCTCGGCGAGCGCGACCTCTCGGCCCGCATGTCCGGCAGCTACCGCGGCGGGCACGCCCGGATGCAGGAGGCCATCGACGCCGCCGCCGGCGCGCTCGGCGACGCCCTGTCGCAGGTGGCCGGCGCGGTCTCGCAGGTGAGCCAGGCGGCGGAGCAGATCGCCTCGAGCTCGCAGGCGGTGGCGAGCGGCGCCTCGGAGCAGGCGAGCAGCCTCGAGGAGACCGCGGCCAGCCTGGAGACGGTGGCCGCGCAGGCCGCTCGGAGCGCCGGCAGCGCCGGTCAGGCCCGGTCGCTGGCGCGCGGGGCGAGCGACCTCGCCGGCCAGGGCGCGCGGGCCATGGAGCAGCTCACCGCCGCCATGGGCGAGATCCGCGCCTCGGCCGAGGGCACGAGCGCCATCATCCGCGACATCAACGAGATCGCCTTCCAGACCAACCTCCTCGCCCTCAACGCCGCCGTCGAGGCGGCGCGGGCGGGCGAGGCCGGCCGGGGCTTCGCGGTGGTGGCCGAGGAGGTGCGCTCGCTCGCGCTGCGCAGCAAGGAGGCGGCGCAGCGGACCGAGGCGCTCATCCAGCAGTCGGTGGTCCAGGCGTCGAGCGGCGCGGAGACCTCCCGCCAGGTGGAGGCGCGGCTCGCCGAGATCGTCGGCGGGATCGCCAAGGTGGCGGCCATCATCGACGAGATCGGCGCCAGCGCCGGCGAGACCTCGGCCGGCATCGCCCAGGTGAACCGGGCGGTGGCGGAGATGGAGAAGGTGACGCAGCAGAACGCCGCCAGCTCCGAGGAGTCGTCCTCCGCCGCCGCCGAGCTCTCGAGCCAGGCGGAGGAGCTGGCCGGGATGGTCGGCTCCTTCACCCTGCCCGAGGAGGATCAGCGGCGCAGCTGCGCCGCGTAG
- the rlmH gene encoding 23S rRNA (pseudouridine(1915)-N(3))-methyltransferase RlmH, whose amino-acid sequence MKLRLISVGKDRSGLYQPAVEEYAKRLGRYLKFELVELPEARRHAGTPQARVEEGASILAKLKPGERVVALDERGKELTSVELARAVEGWMAGGRDVALVIGGSDGLAPEVVARAQEKLALSRFTMAHRLARLVLVEQLYRALTIVRGEPYHK is encoded by the coding sequence ATGAAGCTCAGGCTCATCTCGGTCGGCAAGGACCGCTCCGGCCTCTACCAGCCCGCGGTGGAGGAGTACGCGAAGCGGCTCGGCCGCTACCTCAAGTTCGAGCTGGTGGAGCTGCCCGAGGCGCGGCGTCACGCCGGGACCCCGCAGGCCAGGGTGGAGGAGGGGGCGTCGATCCTGGCGAAGCTCAAGCCGGGCGAGCGGGTGGTGGCGCTCGACGAGCGCGGCAAGGAGCTCACGAGCGTGGAGCTCGCGCGGGCGGTGGAGGGCTGGATGGCGGGCGGGCGCGACGTCGCGCTCGTCATCGGCGGCTCCGACGGGCTCGCCCCGGAGGTGGTGGCGCGCGCGCAGGAGAAGCTGGCGCTCTCCCGTTTCACCATGGCCCACCGCCTGGCGCGGCTGGTGCTCGTCGAGCAGCTCTACCGGGCCCTCACGATCGTCCGCGGGGAGCCGTACCACAAGTAA
- a CDS encoding ArnT family glycosyltransferase, whose protein sequence is MSPSARRVLLIALAGLAVRAALAAALPLGVDEAYYVDWARHLRAGYLDHPPAVAWLVAGPLRLLGSHPLAVRLLPLLLQAATTLLAADLARVRGGDRAALAAALLLQAAPVFSLGAMLATPDAPLAFCWVGALWALDRAARRDPRFFLAAGAFLGLAALSKLTAGLLGLAAMAALVATGRGRRLLATPWPWLGGLLALALAAPMLAWNAARGWPSFAFQASHGARGRSFSTARLLVSLAAQAAYVSPFLFLLAGRAAVRRPPDDDPGFLALSLSGIPVVAFFTLAAAFTPGALPHWPAPGWLSALLLLSVGAGSVAGARAFRIAAGTGLAFSLAALAAFALPLPLHPSPRDELAGWAEAARAARAAAGGARLAATHWMALGQLGWYAGAPVAYVGDRPCAASYYEPDPRRSGEPLLVVAVDGLGPARERLEAALGPLEDAGGTEARDGAHLLRRFRFYRTARAGPSR, encoded by the coding sequence GTGTCCCCCTCCGCCCGCCGCGTGCTGCTCATCGCCCTCGCCGGCCTCGCCGTGCGCGCGGCGCTCGCGGCGGCGCTGCCGCTCGGCGTGGACGAGGCCTACTACGTGGACTGGGCCCGCCACCTGCGCGCGGGCTACCTCGACCACCCGCCGGCCGTCGCCTGGCTCGTGGCCGGCCCGCTCCGGCTCCTCGGCTCCCACCCGCTCGCGGTGCGGCTCCTGCCGCTGCTGCTCCAGGCCGCGACCACGCTGCTCGCCGCCGACCTCGCCCGGGTCCGCGGCGGCGACCGGGCCGCACTGGCGGCCGCGCTCCTGCTCCAGGCGGCGCCGGTCTTCTCGCTCGGCGCCATGCTCGCCACCCCCGACGCGCCGCTCGCGTTCTGCTGGGTCGGCGCGCTCTGGGCGCTCGACCGGGCGGCGCGCCGCGATCCCCGCTTCTTCCTCGCCGCCGGCGCCTTCCTCGGGCTCGCCGCCCTCTCCAAGCTCACGGCCGGGCTGCTCGGCCTCGCGGCAATGGCGGCGCTCGTCGCCACCGGCCGGGGGCGCCGCCTCCTCGCCACCCCCTGGCCCTGGCTCGGCGGGCTGCTCGCGCTCGCGCTCGCCGCACCGATGCTCGCCTGGAACGCGGCGCGCGGCTGGCCCTCCTTCGCCTTCCAGGCGAGCCACGGCGCGCGCGGGCGGAGCTTCTCGACCGCCCGCCTGCTCGTCTCGCTGGCGGCGCAGGCCGCCTACGTCTCTCCCTTCCTCTTCCTGCTCGCCGGCCGCGCCGCGGTGCGCCGCCCGCCCGACGACGATCCGGGCTTCCTCGCCCTCTCGCTCTCCGGGATCCCGGTGGTGGCCTTCTTCACCCTCGCCGCGGCCTTCACGCCCGGCGCGCTGCCGCACTGGCCGGCGCCGGGGTGGCTCTCGGCGCTGCTGCTCCTCTCGGTGGGCGCGGGGAGCGTGGCCGGCGCGCGCGCCTTCCGGATCGCCGCCGGCACCGGGCTCGCCTTCTCGCTCGCGGCCCTCGCCGCGTTCGCGCTGCCGCTCCCGCTCCACCCGAGCCCGCGCGACGAGCTCGCCGGGTGGGCCGAGGCGGCGCGCGCGGCGCGAGCCGCCGCGGGGGGCGCGCGGCTCGCGGCGACCCACTGGATGGCGCTCGGCCAGCTCGGCTGGTACGCCGGCGCGCCGGTCGCCTACGTGGGCGACCGGCCCTGCGCGGCGAGCTACTACGAGCCCGACCCGCGGAGGAGCGGCGAGCCCTTGCTGGTGGTGGCGGTGGACGGGCTCGGCCCGGCCCGGGAACGGCTCGAGGCGGCGCTCGGGCCCCTCGAGGACGCGGGCGGGACGGAGGCGCGCGACGGCGCCCACCTCCTGCGCCGGTTCCGGTTCTACCGGACCGCCCGGGCGGGCCCCTCGCGCTGA
- a CDS encoding sigma-70 family RNA polymerase sigma factor: MARWRSEDEVAALGREALAHADALHDLAWHLTRDDEEAADLVQETFAHALQAARRFEPGNLRAWLFRILRNAFLSRRRRDRRSPIDASLDGDDAADRAAPVAGREGLEAEQLRRVVGDEIEAALASLSTEARWVVLLDQEGLTEAEMAATLECPAGTVKSRLARARAALRERLADYGAEGGLP, from the coding sequence ATGGCGCGCTGGCGCTCGGAGGACGAGGTGGCCGCGCTGGGGCGCGAGGCGCTGGCGCACGCCGACGCGCTCCACGACCTCGCCTGGCACCTCACGCGCGACGACGAGGAGGCGGCGGATCTGGTGCAGGAGACCTTCGCCCACGCGCTCCAGGCCGCGCGGCGCTTCGAGCCCGGGAACCTCCGCGCCTGGCTCTTCCGGATCCTGCGGAACGCCTTCCTCTCGCGCCGGCGGCGCGATCGGCGCAGCCCCATCGACGCCTCGCTCGACGGCGACGACGCCGCGGACCGGGCCGCGCCGGTCGCGGGCCGCGAGGGGCTCGAGGCCGAGCAGCTGCGGCGGGTGGTGGGGGACGAGATCGAGGCCGCGCTGGCGTCGCTCTCGACGGAGGCGCGGTGGGTGGTGCTGCTCGACCAGGAGGGGCTCACGGAGGCGGAGATGGCGGCGACGCTGGAGTGTCCCGCCGGGACGGTGAAGTCGCGGCTGGCGCGCGCGCGGGCGGCGCTCCGGGAGCGGCTCGCCGACTACGGCGCCGAGGGAGGGCTGCCATGA
- a CDS encoding anti-sigma factor: MNGHAGRDSLRDLSRGRLPPALEAEVRTHLAGCEGCAAAVENERALDDALARRPRRPAPAELRARLAAMAAGAGPPRPRAPAARRWATRLAAPVAAALAAGLLVFAGLRTHQDRRGLDEARARLRVEAVNDHLRVLKSERPLEVQAGGAHQVKPWFEGRVDFAPDVPDAPGLVLRGGAVGWFHDRDAAVIAYTLRLHKVTLLEFRCAGLPWPAADAPKQQPPHRGYNVFAWKKGELGYALVSDASAADLGAVAKAIAGTL, encoded by the coding sequence ATGAACGGGCACGCCGGGCGCGACAGCTTGCGCGACCTCTCCCGGGGCCGGCTCCCGCCGGCGCTCGAGGCCGAGGTCCGGACCCACCTCGCTGGCTGCGAGGGGTGCGCCGCCGCCGTCGAGAACGAGCGCGCCCTCGACGACGCGCTGGCGCGCCGCCCGCGCCGGCCCGCGCCGGCCGAGCTGCGCGCGCGGCTCGCCGCGATGGCCGCCGGCGCCGGGCCGCCCCGCCCCCGCGCCCCGGCCGCCCGCCGCTGGGCGACGCGGCTCGCCGCGCCCGTCGCGGCCGCCCTCGCCGCCGGCCTGCTGGTGTTCGCCGGCCTGCGGACGCACCAGGACCGGCGCGGGCTCGACGAGGCCCGCGCCCGGCTCCGGGTGGAGGCGGTCAACGACCACCTGCGGGTCCTCAAGAGCGAGCGCCCGCTCGAGGTGCAGGCCGGCGGCGCGCACCAGGTGAAGCCCTGGTTCGAGGGGCGGGTGGACTTCGCGCCCGACGTGCCGGACGCGCCCGGGCTCGTGCTGCGCGGCGGCGCGGTGGGCTGGTTCCACGACCGCGACGCGGCGGTGATCGCCTACACGCTCCGGCTGCACAAGGTGACGCTGCTCGAGTTCCGGTGCGCCGGCCTGCCGTGGCCGGCGGCCGACGCGCCGAAGCAGCAGCCGCCGCACCGCGGCTACAACGTGTTCGCCTGGAAGAAGGGTGAGCTCGGGTACGCGCTCGTGTCCGACGCCAGCGCCGCCGACCTCGGCGCGGTGGCGAAGGCGATCGCGGGGACGCTGTAG
- a CDS encoding metallophosphoesterase family protein, which translates to MRDRIDRRTFLRIAGLSLGAGALYRVGAFAGAEGQDAARALGRATGEAPAPFTFVQLSDPHVGFSGPPNPTGTQAFERAVAEINALPQRPDLVLFTGDLSHESEKPGEHAARMARFREIAGRLRVPAMHAVPGEHDAGLDGGALFRSFFGETSYSFDHKGVHFVALDNVSRAKPEVGPERRDWLRRDLARFPRTAPIVVFTHRPLFDLRPDWEWFTRDGDQVMALLEPFENVTVLYGHIHREDVHRAGHATHYAARSLIFAFPDPATTPEKKPIPFDPARPFRNLGLRRLDARREGGGGLAIAPTEVELTLRKLSGTEGFAQLLRPSSL; encoded by the coding sequence ATGCGCGACCGCATCGACCGCAGGACCTTCCTTCGCATCGCCGGCCTGTCCCTCGGGGCCGGCGCCCTCTACCGCGTGGGCGCCTTCGCCGGCGCGGAGGGCCAGGACGCGGCGCGCGCGCTCGGGCGCGCCACCGGGGAGGCGCCGGCGCCCTTCACCTTCGTGCAGCTCAGCGATCCGCACGTCGGCTTCTCGGGGCCTCCCAACCCGACCGGCACCCAGGCCTTCGAGCGGGCGGTGGCCGAGATCAACGCGCTCCCGCAGCGGCCCGACCTCGTCCTCTTCACCGGCGACCTGTCGCACGAGTCGGAGAAGCCGGGCGAGCACGCCGCGCGCATGGCCCGCTTCCGCGAGATCGCGGGCCGGCTGCGGGTCCCGGCGATGCACGCGGTCCCGGGCGAGCACGACGCCGGGCTCGACGGCGGCGCGCTCTTCCGGAGCTTCTTCGGCGAGACCTCGTACTCCTTCGACCACAAGGGCGTGCACTTCGTGGCCCTCGACAACGTCTCGCGCGCGAAGCCCGAGGTGGGGCCGGAGCGGCGCGACTGGCTGCGGCGCGACCTCGCCCGGTTCCCCAGGACCGCGCCCATCGTGGTCTTCACCCACCGGCCGCTCTTCGACCTCCGGCCCGACTGGGAGTGGTTCACCCGCGACGGCGACCAGGTGATGGCGCTGCTCGAGCCGTTCGAGAACGTGACCGTGCTCTACGGCCACATCCACCGCGAGGACGTGCACCGCGCCGGGCACGCCACCCATTACGCGGCGCGCTCGCTCATCTTCGCCTTCCCCGACCCGGCCACCACCCCGGAGAAGAAGCCCATCCCCTTCGACCCGGCCCGGCCCTTCCGCAACCTCGGGCTCCGGCGGCTCGACGCGCGCCGGGAAGGCGGGGGCGGCCTCGCCATCGCGCCGACCGAGGTGGAGCTCACGCTGCGCAAGCTCTCCGGCACCGAGGGCTTCGCCCAGCTCCTCCGCCCCTCGTCCCTCTGA
- a CDS encoding cupredoxin domain-containing protein, which translates to MRPALFAAAVALPLLAAAPARAADPVTVTIVAKRFEFTPKEVRLKAGQPVRIVLRSEDVTHGFFQRELGIDAEATKETPAEITLTPAKPGRYVTICDHFCGSGHGNMKMTFVVE; encoded by the coding sequence ATGCGCCCTGCCCTCTTCGCCGCCGCCGTCGCCCTGCCGCTCCTCGCCGCCGCGCCCGCCCGGGCCGCCGATCCCGTCACCGTGACCATCGTCGCGAAGCGCTTCGAGTTCACGCCGAAGGAGGTCCGGCTCAAGGCCGGCCAGCCGGTCCGGATCGTCCTCCGCAGCGAGGACGTGACCCACGGGTTCTTCCAGCGCGAGCTCGGCATCGACGCCGAGGCCACGAAGGAGACGCCCGCCGAGATCACCCTCACGCCGGCGAAGCCGGGGCGCTACGTGACCATCTGCGACCACTTCTGCGGGTCGGGCCACGGCAACATGAAGATGACCTTCGTGGTCGAGTGA